The Hahella sp. HNIBRBA332 genome window below encodes:
- the zapE gene encoding cell division protein ZapE — MYTTPISPKQRYESLLNAGEIQADPSQVTALNALQDLYERLAGVDGRPKWLMGRSEYVSGLYLWGKVGRGKTFLMDLFVASLNPEQVLRQHFHHFMASVHRQLQALSGTPEPLRRIARDFSRRYSVLCFDEFFVSDIGDAMLLGGLLQSLFEFNVTLVATSNTPPERLYWEGLQRSRFLPAIAAIQAHTQTLHMDGGLDHRERALQPEAIYFVKHDRSELSCVEGDLLQRFELVAEGDKPRRLKVLSRDIAYVARAGRRIAFDFAALCEGPRSHLDYIDIAERFDLIILLNIPPLSGEAFERIKARGTEDGSVGSGVTGERAVVLSRSDDAARRFIALVDELYERKVRLYMTAFAPLGELYTRGALTFEFERARSRLIEMASREYQCLREPLEPA; from the coding sequence ATGTACACAACTCCCATAAGCCCCAAACAACGCTACGAATCTTTGCTCAACGCGGGTGAGATTCAGGCTGATCCGTCACAGGTGACGGCTTTGAATGCGTTGCAGGATTTGTACGAGCGGTTGGCTGGCGTTGACGGTCGTCCCAAGTGGTTGATGGGGCGGTCGGAGTATGTGTCGGGGTTGTATCTGTGGGGCAAAGTAGGGCGGGGTAAGACGTTTTTGATGGATTTATTCGTCGCCAGCCTCAACCCAGAACAGGTTTTGCGTCAGCATTTTCACCATTTTATGGCGTCAGTGCATCGGCAGTTGCAGGCTTTGAGCGGAACCCCTGAGCCTTTGCGACGCATCGCCAGAGACTTCAGTCGCCGCTACTCTGTGCTGTGCTTCGATGAGTTCTTTGTCTCGGATATTGGCGACGCCATGCTGCTTGGCGGGCTGTTGCAGTCGCTGTTTGAGTTCAATGTGACGCTGGTGGCGACGAGCAATACGCCGCCGGAAAGGCTGTATTGGGAGGGTTTGCAGCGTTCTCGCTTTCTGCCTGCTATCGCTGCGATTCAGGCGCACACGCAGACCTTGCATATGGATGGCGGACTGGACCATCGTGAGCGCGCATTGCAGCCGGAAGCTATATATTTTGTCAAACATGACCGGTCGGAGTTGTCCTGTGTCGAGGGTGACTTGCTGCAGCGTTTTGAGTTAGTGGCGGAGGGAGACAAACCGCGTAGGTTGAAGGTGCTGTCCCGCGATATCGCTTATGTGGCCCGCGCCGGACGGAGGATCGCTTTCGATTTTGCAGCCCTTTGCGAAGGACCGCGCAGCCATCTGGATTACATTGATATCGCTGAACGCTTCGATCTGATTATTCTGCTCAACATACCGCCGTTAAGCGGCGAGGCGTTTGAAAGGATCAAGGCGCGGGGAACGGAAGACGGCAGCGTTGGTTCTGGCGTAACCGGGGAAAGGGCCGTGGTGCTGTCGCGTAGTGATGATGCGGCGCGTCGATTTATTGCGCTGGTGGACGAGTTGTACGAGCGCAAAGTGCGACTTTACATGACCGCCTTCGCGCCTCTGGGGGAACTCTATACTCGTGGTGCGCTGACCTTCGAATTTGAGCGTGCGCGCAGCCGATTGATAGAAATGGCGTCGCGGGAATATCAGTGTCTGCGCGAGCCGTTGGAACCGGCCTGA
- the eat gene encoding ethanolamine permease, which translates to MAETTAATASDNSIASSTTHVGTVDYENVSNDYLEKRQLKKGAAGWILLASLGVSYVISGDFAGWNFGLEQGGFGGMFIATILMAAMYTFMVFGLAELSSAIPTAGGGYGFARRAMGPLGGFLTGTAILLEYAIAPAAIAIFIGGYVGELFGLNGPLVYAAFYIIFVGIHLWGAGEALKIMLVITAIAAAALLVFILGMLPEFELANLTDIAVNESAAGASAFLPQGYFGIWAAIPFAMWLFLAVEGVPLAAEETKNPARDMPKGIISAMVILLIFGGLVLFLAPGGSSADLMKDHSAPLVGALQHAYGESSAMATFVNLVGLAGLIASFFSIIFAYSRQVFALSRAGYLPRWLSLTGSRKVPTMALVVPGVIGFLLSLTGEGDLMITMAVFGATISYAMMMLSHIILRVKEPNMHRPYRTPGGILTTGIALVLSIAAFISTFLVSREAAMWSAVFYAVMVAYFAFYSRHHLVAKAPEEEFEAIAKAEAELS; encoded by the coding sequence ATGGCCGAAACGACCGCTGCCACAGCGTCCGACAATAGTATTGCGTCTTCAACTACACATGTCGGAACGGTGGACTATGAGAATGTATCCAATGATTATCTGGAAAAACGCCAATTAAAAAAGGGAGCGGCGGGATGGATTCTGCTGGCCAGTCTTGGCGTCTCTTATGTGATTTCCGGTGATTTCGCCGGCTGGAACTTTGGCCTGGAGCAGGGCGGTTTCGGCGGCATGTTTATCGCCACGATTCTGATGGCCGCGATGTACACCTTCATGGTGTTCGGCCTGGCGGAACTCTCCTCCGCTATTCCTACCGCCGGCGGCGGCTACGGCTTCGCCCGTCGCGCCATGGGCCCGCTAGGGGGCTTTCTCACCGGCACCGCCATTCTTCTCGAATACGCCATTGCGCCCGCGGCAATCGCCATTTTTATCGGCGGTTATGTGGGGGAACTGTTTGGCCTGAACGGCCCGTTGGTGTATGCCGCGTTCTATATCATTTTTGTGGGTATTCATTTATGGGGCGCCGGCGAAGCGTTGAAGATCATGTTGGTCATCACCGCCATTGCGGCGGCGGCCTTGCTGGTGTTTATCCTGGGGATGTTGCCTGAGTTTGAACTCGCCAACCTGACGGATATCGCTGTCAACGAGTCCGCCGCAGGCGCCAGCGCCTTCCTGCCGCAGGGCTACTTTGGAATATGGGCGGCGATTCCCTTCGCCATGTGGCTGTTCCTGGCGGTGGAAGGCGTGCCCCTGGCGGCTGAAGAGACCAAGAACCCAGCTCGGGATATGCCGAAGGGAATTATCTCCGCGATGGTGATTCTGCTGATATTTGGCGGATTGGTGCTGTTTCTGGCCCCCGGCGGCTCCAGCGCGGACTTGATGAAAGATCATAGCGCGCCGCTAGTAGGCGCTCTGCAACATGCATATGGCGAAAGCTCAGCGATGGCCACCTTTGTAAACCTGGTTGGCCTGGCGGGGCTGATCGCCAGCTTTTTCTCCATTATCTTCGCTTATTCCCGTCAGGTGTTCGCCTTGTCCCGCGCAGGTTACCTGCCACGCTGGCTGTCCTTAACCGGCAGCCGCAAAGTGCCGACGATGGCGTTGGTCGTGCCGGGCGTGATTGGATTTTTGCTGTCACTGACCGGAGAAGGGGATTTGATGATCACTATGGCGGTGTTCGGCGCCACGATCTCCTACGCCATGATGATGCTGTCGCACATTATTCTGCGAGTGAAAGAACCCAATATGCATCGGCCTTACCGCACACCAGGCGGCATACTGACGACCGGGATCGCTTTGGTTTTATCTATCGCCGCGTTCATCAGCACTTTCTTGGTCAGCCGAGAGGCGGCGATGTGGTCGGCCGTGTTCTATGCGGTGATGGTGGCGTATTTCGCCTTTTATAGTCGACATCACTTGGTGGCGAAGGCCCCTGAGGAAGAGTTTGAAGCCATCGCCAAGGCCGAGGCTGAATTGAGTTAA
- a CDS encoding glutamine synthetase family protein, giving the protein MIKTRDVKTIADAKRIVEERNLTHVKVGLFDNDGVMRGKYMSKEKFFSSLENGFAFCDVVLGWDSQDQLYENVGVKYTGWHTGYPDASVKILPESCRDIPFEPGMLLFLCDFDGPAARICPRNVLSRVLRRAEDMGLDAYAAFEYEFFMFNETPHSARAKGYRNLEPITPGFFGYSMLRNSVHAELYHELLDLCEKMDFPLEGLHTETGPGVLEAALTVDSACAAADKAALFKTFTKVWAQRKNMMATFMAKWSNDYPGQSGHIHMSLRHKENGKSAFYEAGQPMNMSKMQRHFIAGQQKLMPEMLAMMAQTVNAYSRLVPGFWAPTDATWGCENRTTALRVIPGSDKSQRVEYRLGSADANPYIALAASLGSGLYGIEHELEPEEMVSGNAYDQEHPTQLALPSTLVDAAAALRRSEAARELFGNEFVEHYAATRDWEGREFRRHITDWELERYFEII; this is encoded by the coding sequence ATGATAAAGACAAGAGACGTAAAGACTATCGCCGACGCCAAACGCATTGTGGAAGAGCGCAATCTGACCCATGTGAAGGTCGGGTTGTTTGATAACGACGGCGTCATGCGCGGCAAGTATATGAGTAAGGAGAAGTTCTTTTCCTCTCTGGAAAACGGCTTCGCCTTTTGTGACGTGGTGCTGGGCTGGGATTCACAAGACCAGCTTTATGAAAACGTCGGCGTCAAATACACCGGCTGGCATACGGGCTACCCGGACGCTTCAGTGAAAATTCTGCCGGAGAGCTGCCGCGACATCCCCTTTGAGCCTGGCATGTTGTTGTTTTTATGTGATTTTGATGGGCCCGCCGCGCGTATCTGCCCGCGTAATGTGTTGTCGCGGGTACTGCGTCGTGCGGAAGACATGGGACTGGACGCCTATGCGGCCTTTGAATATGAATTTTTCATGTTCAATGAAACGCCGCATTCCGCCCGCGCCAAGGGATATCGCAACCTGGAGCCGATCACGCCGGGCTTCTTTGGCTATTCCATGCTGCGTAACTCTGTGCACGCGGAGCTTTATCACGAGTTGTTGGATCTGTGCGAGAAAATGGACTTCCCTTTGGAGGGATTGCACACCGAAACCGGACCCGGCGTGCTGGAGGCGGCATTGACAGTGGACTCGGCCTGCGCAGCGGCGGACAAGGCGGCTCTGTTCAAGACCTTCACCAAGGTGTGGGCGCAGCGTAAGAACATGATGGCCACGTTCATGGCCAAGTGGTCCAACGACTATCCCGGCCAATCCGGGCACATCCATATGTCGTTGCGCCATAAAGAAAACGGCAAGTCGGCCTTCTACGAAGCCGGTCAGCCCATGAACATGAGTAAGATGCAGCGTCATTTTATCGCCGGCCAGCAGAAGCTGATGCCGGAAATGCTGGCGATGATGGCGCAAACCGTGAACGCATATTCTCGCCTGGTACCGGGGTTTTGGGCGCCGACCGATGCGACTTGGGGCTGCGAAAACCGCACTACTGCGCTGCGAGTCATCCCCGGATCAGACAAGTCGCAACGGGTCGAATACCGACTGGGCTCCGCCGACGCCAATCCCTATATCGCCCTGGCGGCGTCTCTCGGCTCGGGTCTTTACGGAATTGAACACGAACTGGAGCCGGAAGAGATGGTATCCGGTAACGCCTACGATCAGGAGCATCCAACGCAACTGGCGTTGCCGTCCACGTTGGTGGACGCCGCCGCTGCGCTGCGTCGCTCGGAAGCGGCGCGTGAGTTATTCGGGAATGAGTTTGTTGAACATTATGCCGCCACCCGTGACTGGGAAGGCCGCGAATTCCGTCGCCATATTACGGATTGGGAGCTGGAGCGTTATTTCGAGATTATCTAG
- a CDS encoding aldehyde dehydrogenase family protein has product MSTMQKTWSPVDGSLYVERPYADQAAIAAATTRTAQAQREWKRIPLAQRREICRKMVDAFVAKRDEIATELCWQMGRPIRYAAGEVGGFEERARFMIDVAEEALAPIELDEKPGFRRYIKREPVGVAFVIAPWNYPYLTAVNAIVPAIMAGNAVLLKHSAQTPLCAERIYEAFREAGLPEGVFQYLHLTHADTEALIGSPDIHYVAFTGSVPGGAMVERAAAGRFIGVGLELGGKDPAYVRADADIDHAVETTIDGAFFNSGQSCCGIERVYVHESVYDAFVEKAVALVRSYRLGRPDDPNTTLGPLVRASAAEFVRGQVREAVEQGAVAHINPADFEMDKEGSPYLAPQVLTHVDHSMRVMTEESFGPVVGIQKVASDEEAVALMNDSEFGLTASIFTRDLDVGVALGEQVDTGTFFINRCDYLDPALAWTGVKNSGRGCTLSKLGYESLTRPKSFHIKML; this is encoded by the coding sequence ATGAGCACTATGCAGAAAACTTGGTCCCCTGTGGACGGATCTCTCTACGTTGAGCGTCCCTACGCTGATCAAGCGGCCATCGCCGCCGCCACGACCAGGACGGCGCAGGCCCAGCGCGAGTGGAAGCGCATCCCGTTGGCGCAGCGGCGGGAGATCTGTCGCAAAATGGTGGACGCCTTTGTCGCCAAGCGCGACGAGATTGCGACAGAGTTGTGTTGGCAAATGGGACGGCCAATTCGCTACGCGGCGGGAGAAGTGGGCGGTTTTGAAGAGCGCGCCCGCTTTATGATCGATGTCGCGGAAGAAGCGCTGGCGCCGATAGAGTTGGATGAGAAGCCGGGCTTTCGCCGCTATATCAAACGTGAACCTGTGGGCGTGGCCTTTGTCATTGCGCCCTGGAACTACCCTTATTTGACGGCGGTTAACGCCATTGTGCCGGCGATCATGGCTGGTAATGCTGTGCTGCTTAAGCATTCTGCGCAGACGCCTTTGTGCGCGGAACGGATCTATGAAGCCTTCCGCGAGGCAGGCCTGCCCGAGGGCGTATTCCAATACCTGCATTTGACCCATGCGGATACGGAAGCGCTGATCGGCTCGCCGGACATCCACTATGTCGCGTTTACCGGTTCTGTGCCTGGCGGCGCCATGGTGGAGCGCGCGGCCGCAGGTCGTTTTATCGGCGTAGGGCTGGAGCTGGGCGGTAAAGACCCCGCCTATGTTCGCGCGGACGCGGATATTGACCACGCTGTGGAAACCACTATTGATGGCGCTTTCTTTAACTCGGGGCAGTCCTGCTGCGGCATCGAACGCGTCTATGTCCATGAATCCGTATACGACGCCTTTGTGGAGAAAGCCGTGGCATTGGTCAGAAGCTACCGGCTGGGACGCCCGGATGATCCCAACACTACCTTGGGGCCGTTGGTGCGCGCTTCCGCGGCGGAATTCGTTCGGGGACAAGTACGTGAAGCCGTGGAGCAGGGCGCGGTCGCCCATATCAATCCCGCGGACTTTGAAATGGATAAAGAAGGATCGCCTTATCTGGCGCCACAGGTGCTGACCCATGTTGACCATAGCATGCGGGTGATGACCGAAGAGTCTTTCGGTCCGGTTGTCGGCATCCAGAAAGTGGCGTCCGATGAGGAAGCCGTGGCGCTAATGAACGACAGCGAATTCGGCCTTACCGCGTCTATTTTTACGCGGGATCTGGACGTGGGTGTGGCGCTGGGCGAACAGGTCGATACCGGCACTTTCTTTATCAACCGTTGCGATTATCTGGACCCGGCGTTGGCCTGGACCGGCGTGAAAAACTCCGGGCGCGGCTGCACCTTGTCCAAGCTGGGCTATGAATCTCTGACCCGGCCCAAGTCTTTCCATATCAAGATGCTGTAA
- a CDS encoding iron-containing alcohol dehydrogenase encodes MSALQANWNYPTAIRTGAGRIRELPELCRHLGMRSPLLITDPGLKSLPMVQNTVALCRDAGLQCGLFADIQGNPTGENVEAGVVAYHAGGHDGVIAFGGGSALDAAKAVALMVGQDRPLWDFEDVGDNWTRVNEAGMAPVVAVPTTAGTGSEVGRASVITDAAKHVKKIIFHPRMLPALVILDPELTVGLPPPITAATGMDALSHNLEALCSPFYHPLAEGIAVEGIRLVKDYLPRAVADGGDIEARTQMLVASSMGATAFQKGLGGMHALAHPLGALYNAHHGLLNAILMPYVLKANRDAIEERIARLVRYLDLSEPGFDGFLSWVLALRESLGIPHALSAIGIDDSDAERVGAMAVEDPSSGGNPVTFDAGQYADIFRNAVHGRL; translated from the coding sequence ATGAGCGCACTACAAGCCAATTGGAATTATCCGACCGCCATCCGCACCGGCGCCGGACGTATCCGGGAACTGCCGGAACTCTGTCGTCATCTCGGCATGCGGTCGCCTCTGCTGATAACCGACCCGGGTTTGAAATCCTTGCCGATGGTGCAGAACACTGTCGCCCTGTGTCGCGACGCCGGGCTGCAATGCGGGCTGTTCGCGGACATCCAAGGCAATCCCACGGGAGAAAACGTGGAAGCGGGCGTCGTCGCCTATCACGCTGGCGGTCATGACGGGGTCATCGCCTTCGGCGGCGGTTCTGCGCTGGACGCCGCCAAGGCGGTGGCGTTGATGGTTGGCCAGGATCGCCCGTTATGGGATTTTGAAGATGTCGGCGACAACTGGACGCGAGTCAATGAAGCCGGCATGGCGCCGGTGGTCGCGGTGCCCACTACTGCGGGCACTGGCTCGGAAGTAGGGCGGGCCTCGGTGATCACTGACGCCGCCAAGCATGTCAAAAAGATCATCTTCCATCCGCGTATGTTACCGGCGCTGGTGATTCTGGATCCGGAGCTAACCGTTGGCCTGCCGCCGCCCATCACCGCTGCGACAGGAATGGACGCGCTTTCCCATAATCTGGAAGCCTTGTGTTCGCCTTTTTATCACCCCTTGGCGGAAGGCATTGCGGTGGAAGGCATCCGTCTGGTGAAAGATTATTTGCCCCGCGCTGTCGCGGACGGCGGTGATATCGAGGCGCGCACGCAGATGCTGGTCGCCTCCAGCATGGGCGCTACGGCGTTCCAGAAAGGTCTTGGCGGCATGCACGCCTTGGCGCATCCGCTGGGCGCCTTGTACAACGCGCATCATGGCCTGCTCAACGCCATTCTCATGCCTTATGTGCTGAAGGCGAACCGCGACGCAATTGAAGAGCGCATCGCCCGTCTGGTGCGTTACCTGGATTTGTCAGAGCCGGGATTCGACGGCTTCCTGAGCTGGGTGCTGGCGCTGCGTGAAAGCCTCGGCATTCCGCATGCATTGTCTGCGATCGGCATTGACGACAGTGACGCCGAACGTGTCGGCGCCATGGCGGTGGAAGACCCTTCTTCCGGCGGCAATCCGGTTACGTTCGACGCAGGCCAGTATGCCGATATCTTCAGAAATGCTGTACATGGACGTCTTTGA
- a CDS encoding GMP synthase: MRIGILQCDDVMEELQPEFGNYPAMFEAALGELAPEWTFVTYRAMDGELPESVDACDGYITTGSRHGVNDGAQWIEKLESFVLAVATAGKKFVGICFGHQLLAKALGGRVEKSNRGWGVGMSFNQIGVRKNWMEPYQPSLDLVVSHQDQITQLPEGAEVLASSNFCPFYLLQYGADLMTVQGHPEFSKAYSSALMDKRTDRIPAPRIREGKTSLSAPVDDRLMMQWIINFFAGGRLTR, translated from the coding sequence ATGAGAATCGGCATTTTGCAGTGTGACGACGTTATGGAGGAATTACAGCCGGAATTCGGGAACTATCCGGCGATGTTTGAAGCGGCGCTGGGAGAACTGGCTCCAGAGTGGACCTTCGTCACCTATCGGGCGATGGACGGCGAACTGCCGGAATCCGTCGACGCCTGCGACGGCTACATTACCACCGGCAGTCGCCATGGCGTGAATGACGGCGCGCAGTGGATCGAAAAGCTGGAGAGTTTTGTGCTGGCGGTCGCTACGGCGGGGAAAAAATTTGTGGGCATCTGCTTCGGTCATCAATTATTGGCCAAAGCGCTGGGAGGCCGGGTGGAGAAGTCCAATCGCGGCTGGGGCGTAGGCATGTCCTTCAATCAGATTGGCGTGCGTAAAAACTGGATGGAGCCTTATCAGCCCTCTCTGGACCTGGTCGTAAGCCATCAAGACCAGATTACGCAGTTACCGGAAGGCGCGGAAGTGTTGGCGAGCAGCAACTTCTGCCCCTTTTACCTGTTGCAGTACGGCGCTGATCTGATGACGGTGCAGGGGCATCCTGAATTCAGCAAGGCGTACTCCAGCGCCTTGATGGACAAACGCACGGATCGTATTCCTGCGCCACGCATTCGAGAAGGCAAAACGTCTTTATCAGCGCCGGTGGATGACCGTTTGATGATGCAGTGGATCATCAACTTTTTCGCAGGAGGACGGCTGACCCGTTAA